The following are encoded in a window of Prochlorococcus marinus CUG1417 genomic DNA:
- the mfd gene encoding transcription-repair coupling factor codes for MSLNTLVNYISNSQITSELIKRISKNNELNIVGSSRYAKSIILDSIAKKEEKNILLICPNVEIAYKWIGYFESINDKAVLYYPPTEHLPYSSINKSKEIEFSQLTVLSKLIKKEKNELNIVVSTERSLQPHLINKNLLIENKLDLQKGVQIEIQELANKLTLLGYTKDNVTSTEGFWSRRGEIIDIYPVNNEFPIRLEFFDNVIEKIREYDPHTQKTLESINNIEIIQAGFDLLIKDKLNNFSKNGIFNSDDINKNNLDRYLGIIEKQPSNIIDFIDKETILVIDELEDCTKFANNWYLDSESNFDNCEYELNENLKNNDINLDVKPNLHLKFDKILNSLRNFNLIKFYEFESKVNINNKFLLNDKRINSYSKNIGKLSNDINKNIKNNEKVWILSAQPLRTRTLLFEHECNTNFLNNPNNIDEAFKSINNSTPLILKNKNNYEIEGFYLPIWKVVLITDKELFSQQSLFNNVFIRRKKRSLNSNINVNKISPGDFIVHKNHGIGKFLKIEKINITGDSRDYLVIQYQDGKISVAADQLGSVNRYRSSGKIKPKINKLGGTEWERIKDKNKKQIKKVAVDILKLYAKREKLKGYIYPKDGPWQDELEESFPYQPTPDQITAVEEIKSDMESEKPMDRLVCGDVGFGKTEVAVRAIFKAITSGKQVILLAPTTILAQQHWRTINNRFSPYPIKVSLLNRFKTVNERKEIYAGLKNNKIDLVVATHQILGKELEIKNLGLLVIDEEQRFGVRQKEKIKKIKTNIDVLTLSATPIPRTLYMSLSGLRQMSLLNTPPPSRRSIKTYLSEIDMDVIRTAINQELDRGGQIFYVLPRISDIDQAVNKLKNMFPSLKFIVAHGQMNETELENAMIAFNNGEVDLMICTTIIESGLDIPKVNTIIIEDSHKFGLSQLYQLRGRVGRSGVQAHAWLFFPNINKINDAAKQRLKAIKDFSELGSGYQLAMKDMEIRGVGSLLGEDQSGKVNAIGYDLYIEMLHEAISEISGQEIPEVSDTQIDLPINAFIPATWILNRDEKLEAYKSATECSNDNELTELATDWINRYGTLPKPVESLIMLMRLKLLAKRCGFNKIKLKKPNIVIETKLKKATFKILKRTLPNSVQNKFNFDEGEQWSLITIRGLGVTEIQNQIDQLLYWFGLFIEEIKNFKQDLLFK; via the coding sequence GATAGCATCGCAAAAAAAGAGGAAAAAAATATATTATTAATTTGTCCTAATGTAGAAATTGCCTACAAATGGATTGGTTATTTTGAAAGTATAAATGATAAAGCAGTTTTATATTATCCTCCAACAGAACATCTACCATACTCCTCAATTAATAAATCCAAAGAGATTGAATTTAGTCAGCTTACTGTTTTATCCAAATTAATAAAAAAAGAGAAAAATGAACTTAATATTGTTGTATCAACAGAAAGATCACTACAACCTCATCTAATAAATAAAAACTTATTAATTGAAAACAAGTTAGATTTGCAAAAAGGGGTTCAAATCGAGATTCAAGAATTAGCTAATAAACTTACTTTGCTTGGTTATACGAAGGATAATGTAACTTCAACAGAGGGATTCTGGAGTAGGAGAGGGGAAATAATAGATATTTATCCTGTCAATAATGAGTTTCCTATAAGATTAGAATTTTTTGATAATGTAATTGAGAAGATAAGAGAATATGACCCCCATACACAGAAAACATTAGAAAGTATCAATAATATTGAAATAATACAGGCTGGATTTGATTTGCTAATAAAAGATAAGTTAAATAATTTTTCTAAGAACGGTATCTTTAATTCAGATGATATAAATAAAAATAATCTTGATCGTTATTTAGGAATAATTGAAAAACAACCCTCAAATATAATAGATTTTATTGATAAAGAAACAATTCTTGTAATTGATGAATTAGAAGATTGTACGAAATTTGCAAATAATTGGTATCTAGATTCAGAAAGTAATTTTGATAATTGTGAGTATGAATTAAATGAGAACCTTAAAAATAATGATATTAATTTAGACGTTAAACCTAATTTACATTTAAAGTTTGACAAAATATTAAATTCACTAAGAAATTTTAATTTGATAAAATTTTATGAATTTGAATCTAAAGTAAATATTAATAATAAATTTTTATTAAATGATAAAAGAATAAATTCATACTCTAAAAATATAGGTAAATTATCCAATGATATAAATAAAAATATAAAAAATAATGAAAAAGTATGGATATTATCAGCACAGCCATTGAGAACTAGGACTTTACTTTTTGAGCACGAATGTAATACAAACTTCTTAAACAATCCTAATAATATTGATGAAGCATTTAAGTCAATTAATAATTCAACTCCTTTAATTTTAAAAAATAAGAACAATTACGAAATCGAAGGTTTTTATCTTCCGATATGGAAAGTTGTCCTGATAACAGATAAAGAATTATTTTCACAACAATCTCTTTTTAATAATGTATTCATAAGAAGAAAAAAAAGAAGTTTAAATTCAAATATAAATGTAAATAAAATTAGTCCCGGTGATTTTATAGTTCATAAAAATCATGGAATAGGAAAATTTTTAAAAATAGAAAAAATAAATATAACTGGAGATTCAAGAGATTATTTAGTCATTCAGTATCAGGATGGGAAGATAAGTGTTGCCGCTGATCAACTTGGTAGTGTAAACAGATATAGATCAAGTGGAAAAATAAAGCCAAAAATAAATAAATTAGGAGGGACCGAATGGGAAAGAATAAAAGATAAAAATAAGAAACAAATCAAAAAAGTTGCAGTCGATATTTTGAAACTTTATGCAAAGAGAGAAAAATTAAAGGGATACATTTACCCAAAAGATGGTCCTTGGCAAGATGAATTAGAGGAATCATTCCCTTATCAACCAACACCTGATCAAATTACTGCTGTAGAAGAAATAAAATCTGATATGGAAAGCGAAAAGCCAATGGATAGGCTAGTTTGTGGAGATGTAGGATTTGGCAAAACAGAAGTAGCTGTACGGGCTATTTTTAAGGCTATTACATCAGGTAAACAGGTAATATTACTAGCACCAACAACAATCCTAGCTCAGCAACATTGGAGAACAATAAACAATAGATTTTCACCTTACCCAATAAAAGTATCATTACTCAATAGATTCAAAACCGTTAATGAAAGAAAGGAAATCTATGCAGGCTTGAAAAATAACAAAATTGATTTAGTTGTAGCTACGCACCAAATTTTAGGAAAAGAATTAGAAATTAAAAACTTAGGACTACTTGTTATTGATGAAGAACAAAGATTTGGAGTAAGGCAAAAGGAGAAAATTAAAAAAATCAAAACCAACATAGACGTTTTAACTCTCTCGGCGACTCCAATTCCAAGGACTCTTTATATGAGCTTATCTGGGCTAAGACAAATGAGCTTACTTAATACTCCTCCTCCATCAAGAAGATCAATAAAAACATATTTATCTGAAATAGATATGGATGTTATAAGAACTGCCATTAATCAAGAACTTGATAGGGGAGGTCAAATTTTTTATGTTCTTCCAAGAATTTCTGATATTGATCAAGCTGTAAATAAATTAAAAAATATGTTTCCAAGCTTAAAATTTATTGTTGCTCATGGGCAAATGAACGAAACAGAGCTTGAAAATGCAATGATTGCCTTTAATAATGGAGAAGTAGATCTAATGATATGCACAACAATAATTGAAAGTGGATTAGACATTCCTAAAGTAAATACAATTATTATTGAAGATTCTCACAAATTTGGCCTTTCACAACTTTATCAACTTAGAGGAAGAGTTGGTAGAAGCGGTGTACAAGCGCATGCTTGGTTATTTTTTCCAAATATAAATAAAATTAATGACGCTGCAAAACAAAGATTGAAAGCTATAAAAGACTTTTCAGAACTTGGAAGTGGCTACCAACTTGCAATGAAAGATATGGAAATAAGGGGTGTTGGTAGTTTACTAGGAGAAGATCAAAGTGGAAAGGTAAATGCTATTGGATATGATTTATATATAGAAATGCTCCATGAGGCTATTTCAGAAATCAGTGGGCAAGAAATACCAGAAGTTAGTGACACACAAATTGATCTACCAATAAATGCATTTATACCTGCAACTTGGATATTAAACAGAGATGAGAAGCTTGAAGCTTACAAATCTGCTACAGAATGTTCTAATGATAATGAATTAACTGAATTAGCTACAGACTGGATTAATAGATATGGAACTTTGCCTAAGCCTGTCGAGTCATTAATAATGTTAATGAGACTAAAATTACTCGCTAAGAGATGTGGTTTTAACAAAATTAAACTAAAAAAACCAAATATCGTTATAGAAACAAAATTAAAAAAAGCTACCTTTAAAATACTTAAACGTACATTACCAAATAGTGTTCAAAATAAATTTAATTTTGATGAAGGGGAACAATGGTCCTTGATAACTATAAGAGGTTTAGGAGTTACTGAAATTCAAAATCAAATTGATCAATTATTATATTGGTTTGGCTTATTTATTGAAGAAATAAAAAATTTTAAGCAAGATCTATTATTTAAGTAA
- a CDS encoding nucleoside-diphosphate kinase gives MADLNIPNLNKKSGKYIFKKKLSLRRKPKKRLFIESVLMFISGLFLIYINYLIPNKSSLLQNVPTALNRIFLLIIDLFSNLSDVFLVLFIFISYLVTLILFIGIFNRIVRIASRKTRIINYK, from the coding sequence ATGGCAGATTTAAACATCCCTAATTTGAATAAGAAGTCTGGTAAATATATTTTTAAAAAAAAATTAAGTTTAAGAAGAAAGCCTAAAAAGAGACTATTTATCGAATCTGTTTTAATGTTTATTTCCGGTCTTTTTTTAATTTATATAAATTATTTAATACCTAATAAGAGTTCGCTTCTACAAAATGTCCCAACAGCTTTAAATAGAATATTTTTATTAATTATTGATCTCTTTTCAAACTTATCTGATGTATTTTTGGTACTTTTTATTTTTATTTCTTATCTTGTAACCTTGATTTTATTTATAGGAATTTTCAATAGGATAGTCAGGATTGCTAGTAGAAAAACTAGAATTATAAATTATAAATAA
- a CDS encoding DUF4335 domain-containing protein, producing MLQNKLSFHQSSVSLEIIGLPDYSNNENNVQISIISEWNLKIIGKPLIEGKIDHLVQIMDAFYIYSNLLITNKIPLYESKLIDIKAENLHLHNIVLKSSKPDVKPLIIKIGNSLLSDIVNCFDQLNESSEVKIKKSSVFNNDPKKVNFSFKNKVKFLNFFIPPFISICSLALLSSTLIYFYNPLENNEKNELVNPK from the coding sequence ATGCTGCAGAATAAATTATCGTTTCATCAATCTTCAGTTAGTCTTGAAATAATAGGATTACCTGATTATTCAAACAATGAAAATAATGTTCAAATATCAATAATTTCAGAATGGAATTTAAAGATTATTGGTAAACCACTTATTGAAGGCAAAATTGACCATTTAGTTCAAATTATGGATGCATTTTATATATATTCAAATCTTCTAATAACTAATAAAATCCCATTATATGAGTCCAAATTGATAGATATAAAAGCTGAGAATCTCCACCTTCATAATATTGTTCTCAAAAGCTCTAAGCCAGATGTTAAACCATTAATTATAAAGATTGGCAATTCATTATTGTCTGATATTGTTAATTGTTTTGATCAGTTAAATGAATCATCTGAAGTTAAGATAAAAAAATCTTCTGTTTTTAATAATGATCCTAAAAAGGTAAATTTTTCATTTAAAAATAAAGTTAAATTTCTAAATTTTTTTATACCTCCTTTCATCTCAATTTGCTCTTTAGCTCTTCTTTCCTCGACTCTTATTTATTTTTATAATCCACTTGAAAATAACGAAAAAAATGAACTAGTTAATCCAAAATAA
- a CDS encoding DUF3038 domain-containing protein has protein sequence MTVLTKVNKVSRRSIEKLDLLILILETIDLNGIDSFYALSNRLNLNEFLPNKITIWKLRNNNPLRKSYINNNIKSDEFDALILITVEMSKYLYPYIREILNSREDSKKNPVVWNDFQKRFIELIKERFNINSMRVKKLLNQTENDGIIIKSLLMLAFCISNDGNKKLKNFLVNF, from the coding sequence ATTACTGTTTTAACTAAAGTAAATAAGGTATCAAGGCGATCTATAGAAAAGCTTGATTTATTAATACTAATACTCGAGACCATAGATTTAAATGGTATTGACTCTTTTTATGCTTTATCAAATAGACTCAACTTAAATGAGTTTTTGCCAAATAAAATTACTATTTGGAAACTAAGGAATAATAATCCCTTGAGAAAATCTTATATTAATAACAATATTAAATCAGATGAATTTGATGCCTTAATACTTATAACTGTTGAAATGTCTAAATATTTATATCCTTATATTAGAGAGATACTTAACTCTAGAGAAGATTCTAAGAAGAATCCAGTTGTCTGGAACGATTTTCAAAAAAGATTTATAGAGTTAATTAAAGAAAGATTTAATATAAATAGTATGAGAGTTAAAAAGCTTTTAAATCAAACTGAAAATGATGGAATAATCATAAAATCTTTGTTAATGTTAGCGTTTTGTATTTCTAATGACGGTAATAAAAAGTTAAAGAATTTTCTAGTTAATTTTTAA
- a CDS encoding DUF2949 domain-containing protein — protein MNNNLSKEMITYLFNVLGLDESTIELGIKLSIKNNTPLPILLWSYGMLTIEELDKLYSFLFQKI, from the coding sequence ATGAATAATAATTTATCTAAAGAAATGATAACTTATTTATTCAATGTATTAGGTTTAGATGAATCTACTATTGAACTTGGCATAAAATTATCTATAAAAAATAACACTCCATTACCAATATTATTATGGAGTTATGGAATGCTAACTATTGAAGAACTAGATAAGTTATATTCATTTTTATTTCAAAAAATCTAA
- a CDS encoding FAD-dependent monooxygenase, with protein MKNKLNFKIVGSGPTGLLLSIVLSKFDCNIFLTDLLTKDRLIDKDKTYAITHSTRKILSKFRLWEKLEPFLFGFDTLSISDSVTSSFTNLCTSDLDDDISSAENIGWVVRHSDLMNVFFQEIDNYENIFFMTPQRLLRKKILFDYQFFSTGANSLDKKSIDFVDIKKSYSQSCLTFKVSLRGHCEKRAYEIFRKEGPLALLPLEKNLYQVIWTSSTFKAIERLNSDKNFLMDNLSTILPNGFKLDQIIGEFNIFPVSLSLNLPFLNFKKLVFVGDAFHTFHPVGGQGLNTCWRDVNTIYDLFNKNNATTKMQLILFKFKYFSSRILDIIFTIFITDSLISIFANRNVFLFPIRKFSFLLLNKFLFTRKLVLNQMTKSLIYSSIK; from the coding sequence AGATTAATTGATAAAGATAAAACTTATGCAATAACTCACTCAACAAGAAAAATCTTATCTAAATTCAGACTTTGGGAAAAATTAGAACCATTTTTATTTGGCTTCGATACCCTTTCAATTTCAGATAGCGTAACTTCTTCTTTTACCAACTTATGTACTTCTGACTTAGATGATGATATAAGTTCTGCTGAAAATATTGGCTGGGTAGTTAGACATTCGGATCTTATGAACGTATTTTTTCAAGAGATTGATAACTATGAAAATATTTTTTTTATGACACCACAGAGATTGTTACGTAAAAAAATATTATTTGATTATCAATTCTTTTCAACAGGGGCAAACTCACTTGATAAAAAATCCATAGATTTTGTAGATATAAAAAAATCTTATAGTCAGTCTTGTTTAACTTTTAAAGTTTCTCTTAGAGGTCATTGTGAAAAGCGAGCTTATGAAATTTTTAGAAAAGAAGGCCCTCTTGCATTATTACCTTTAGAAAAAAACTTATATCAAGTAATTTGGACTTCCAGTACATTTAAGGCAATTGAAAGGTTAAATTCTGACAAGAATTTTTTAATGGACAATTTATCAACAATCTTGCCAAATGGATTTAAGTTGGACCAAATAATTGGTGAATTTAATATTTTTCCTGTTTCATTATCTTTAAATCTACCATTTTTAAATTTTAAAAAATTAGTTTTTGTAGGAGATGCATTTCATACATTTCATCCTGTTGGTGGTCAGGGTCTAAATACTTGTTGGAGAGATGTTAATACTATCTATGATCTTTTTAATAAAAATAATGCTACTACTAAAATGCAATTGATATTATTTAAATTTAAATATTTTTCTAGCAGGATTTTAGATATTATCTTCACTATTTTTATAACTGACTCATTGATTTCAATTTTTGCTAATAGAAACGTTTTTTTATTTCCAATTAGGAAATTTTCATTTTTACTTTTAAATAAATTTCTTTTTACTAGAAAATTAGTTCTAAATCAAATGACTAAATCTCTCATTTACTCAAGTATTAAATAG